In the genome of Pseudomonas sp. HS6, one region contains:
- a CDS encoding LysR family transcriptional regulator, giving the protein MKARSDELQIFVCVIECGSISAAAEQVGQTPSAVSRTLSRLEAKLDTTLINRTTRRMDLTEEGKYFFEQAKLILDQMDQLEERLSSRQQTPSGRLRINAASPFMLHAIVPYIDEFRRLYPDIQLELNSNDLIIDLLEQSTDVAIRIGTLADSTLHARSLGCSPLLIVASPAYLEKHGAPLQVADLSEHTLLGFTQNEGLNQWPLRYVHGDRWPISPAISASSGETVRHLALEGQGIACLSHFMTIDDIRAGRLKVLLAEFNSGYRQPINAVYYRNSQLALRIQCFLDFIQSKLAAYASADFKG; this is encoded by the coding sequence GTGAAAGCCAGATCCGATGAGTTGCAGATTTTCGTCTGCGTGATCGAATGCGGTTCGATCTCCGCCGCCGCCGAGCAGGTCGGACAGACGCCGTCGGCCGTCAGTCGTACGCTGTCGCGGCTGGAAGCCAAGCTCGACACCACGCTGATCAACCGCACCACTCGGCGCATGGACCTGACCGAGGAGGGCAAGTATTTCTTCGAACAGGCCAAGCTGATCCTCGACCAGATGGATCAACTCGAAGAGCGCCTGTCCTCGCGTCAGCAAACGCCGTCCGGGCGACTGCGCATCAACGCCGCGTCGCCGTTCATGCTCCACGCCATCGTGCCGTACATCGACGAATTCCGTCGGCTGTACCCGGACATCCAGCTCGAACTCAACAGCAACGACCTGATCATTGACCTGTTGGAACAAAGCACCGACGTCGCCATCCGCATCGGCACCCTCGCCGATTCGACGTTGCATGCCCGGTCGCTCGGTTGCAGCCCGCTGCTGATCGTTGCCAGTCCTGCGTATCTGGAAAAACATGGCGCACCGCTCCAGGTGGCCGATCTCAGCGAACACACCTTGCTCGGCTTCACCCAGAACGAAGGACTCAATCAGTGGCCGTTGCGTTACGTGCACGGCGACCGCTGGCCGATCTCTCCGGCGATCAGCGCCTCCAGCGGCGAGACGGTTCGCCATCTGGCGCTGGAAGGCCAGGGCATTGCCTGCCTCTCGCATTTCATGACCATCGACGACATTCGCGCCGGGCGCCTCAAGGTGTTGCTGGCGGAATTCAACAGCGGTTATCGCCAGCCGATCAACGCGGTGTACTACCGTAACTCGCAACTGGCGCTGCGCATCCAGTGCTTCCTGGATTTCATCCAGAGCAAACTGGCGGCTTACGCCAGCGCCGATTTCAAAGGCTGA